The sequence GTGTCGCACCCCAGCCGCATGCTGCGCACCTTCGTCGAGCGCTACGCTCGCTGAGCCGACCCCCTTCGCACCGGCGCGCTGCGGTGGTACGCTCCCCGCACCGGCTGCCTCCGCCGCCCGAAACGAGGTGCGTCATGGGTTCGAAGAAGCTGCTCGTCACGGGGTCCGTGATCGCGGGCGTCGCCGCTGCAGGCATCCTCGTGCCGAGCATCGCAGCGGGCGTCCCGTTCGCTCCCCCGTTCGCACCGGCCACCGTGGTGGTCACCGAGGACGGACCGGGCGGGAACGGCCGGGGCAACGCGTTCGGCCACGACAAGGAGGCCGACGAGTTCCCGGGCAACAGCAGGGGCGACAAGCACGACAAGCACGACAAGCACGACAAGCACGGCGATGGGCCCGGCAACAACGGCCGTGGCAACGCGTTCGGTCACGACAAGGACTCCCCCGGCTTTCCGGGCAACGGCGAGCGCGGCGAGCGCGGCGACGACTGACCGGGCGTTTCGACGAGGGCCACGGTCGTTGAGCGAAGGGCGCTCTGGCGCCCGAGACGAAACGCCGCGAGCCGGCGCGCGACGCTCGCTCAGCGACCGGGTGTTCCCGGGGCGGTGACGACGCGCGAGACGGTGGTCTCGGCGACCGGCCGGAATCCCTCGAGCTCCGAGCCGATGCCGATGTCGGCGAGCACCAGTTCACCGGCGAGCTCAGGCCCGCCGCCACGGACGAGTCCCGCCTTGACCGCGCCGAACGTGACGGTGACGGATGCCGGGAGCACGGCATCCCCCGCCGCGCCCGTGTCGGGCTGCAGACCGCTCGGCACGTCGACGGCGATGACCCGGGAACGTCCCGCCCGGACCGCCGGGAGCAGCGCCTCGACCGCTTCGCGGGCGTTGCCCCGCAGAGCGGGGTCGACGGCACCGATGCCGAGGATGCCGTCGAGGATGAGGTCGTAGTCGGTCGCGGCCTCGCGCACCGCCGGCATCTCGACGCGCCGGGCACCCGCGCCGAGCGCGGCAGCCAGACCCGCCTCGTGCACGCGCACACCGACGGTGAGCACATCGACGTCGACCTCTTCGGCGAGCAGCGCCGCGGCGTACAGCGCGTCGCCGCCGTTGTCGCCGCTCCCCGCGAGCACGAGCAGATGCTTGGCGTGCGTGGCGGGACGGGAGTCGGCATCGGCTGCGACGGCGTCACGGCCGTCATGGTAGGCCTCGCGAACCACCTCGGCGAGCGCCGCCGCGGCGCGCATCATGAGCGGCTGACTCGCCGCGAGGAGCGGCGATTCGGCGATGCGCACCTGCTCGACGGTGTAGACGGGCACCCGGGTCATCGCTTCGCCCTCTCGGCCTCGGCGTCGTCGCGGGCGAGTCGCAGCTCTTCCGTCGCGACCGTGACGGCATCCTCGGCACGACGCACGCGCCGGATCGCGAAGGTCGGAGAGCCGTGCCGCTCGCGGACGCGGTCGGCGCGTTCGCGCTCGGCGACGATGATCCACGTCCCCGCGATGAGGATCACCTGAGCCGAGAGGTTGATCCATATCAGCAGCGCGATGAGCGCGGCGAACGACACGAGGAGCGGGTTGGCTGCCGCGCCGCGCACGAACAGGCTCGACAGCTGCTGGAGCACGGTGAGTCCGAGCGCTCCGAGGAACGCGCCCGACCACAGCGAGCGCGCGCTCGCGCGCACTCCGCTCAGCGTCGCGAACGCGAGCGCGACGAGCGCCATGTCGAGCGCGAACACGACGACGACCGACACACCCCGCGTCGCGAAGTCGGCGACGGGGCTCCTGCCGATCCCCGCCCAGTCGAGCGCGACCTCCACGAATGCGGTCCCCACGAACGTCGCGCCGGCCGTGAGCAGCAGCCCGCCGCCGATCGCGATCGCCAATCCCAGGTTGCGCAGCAGCACCCACACGAAGAACACGTCGTCGCGCACGCGGTCGGCGAGGACCCGCAGTGCCGCACGCAACGATCCGATGGCTCCGATGGCGGCGCCCGCGAGGACGACGAGTGCGATCACACCGGTGACGGTGAACTCGACGGCGGCCGGGAGGTCCGAGACATCGACGAGCCCGTCCTCTCCGACGAGGCCTGGGATCACGGCATCCACCGCTGCCACCAGCGATGCCCACGCGTCGGGGTTGCCGCTCAGCCAGACCGCGGCGACCGAGAACCCCAGGAGCACGCCGGCGAACACCGAGAAGAGGGCACGGTAGGTGATGCTGTCGGACAGCATCACGCCGCGGCGCTCCGCGTAGTGCAGCAGCACCCGCACGAGGCGCAGCGAGAGTGCCCACGCGGTCACGCGTGCGATCAACGGTCGCTTCGAGGGGGTCGCGGACTCCGGCATGGGCTCAGGCTATCCGCGGATGGCGCGTGCTTCCGAGGGGTTGACGCGCGCCTCCTCAGCTCTCGATGCGATCTCGGCCGGACTTCCGCAGCACGCCGCAGAACGAGAAGATCGGCATGTACAGCGGCGCCGCCGCCCTAGGATGGCGAGCGGGGATAGGGGAATCACCATGAGAGGTCTCGCTCAGACGCTCGTGCTCACCGGAGCCGTTCGCGCCGCCGACATGTCCGCCGCGATCGCGCAGGTGGGCGCAGACGGGCCCGAACTGCAGCAGCTGCTGGTGAACCAGAAGCTCGTGACCGAGGCGCAGGTGGCCGAGGCGATCGCGCTGCACACCGGGCACCGCTACATCGACCTGGCGAACATGCCCCTCGATCCGAACGTCGTCGCCCTCGTGCCGGGGAACCTGTGCCGGCGCTACGGGATCATTCCGGTCGATCGCCGCGGCGACCGGCTGACCGTCGGCGTGCTCGACCCGACCGACATCGTCGCGCTCGACGATGTCGCGAGCATCACCGACCTGTTCGTCGAGCCGGTCGTCGTCGCCGGCGATGCGCTGGCGCAGATGTTCGAGCGATTCCTGCGATCCGACGAAGAGCTGAGCGAGCTCTCGATGACGATCGAGGAGTCGGCGGAGGCGAAGCAGGCCGCGTTCACCGAGACGCTCGAGGAGCAGGACAACGACGCTCCCATCGTCCGGTTCGTGAACCTGCTCATCGCGCAGGCGATCAACGACCGCGCGAGCGACATCCACGTCGAGCCGGGCGAGAAGCAGCTCACTGTGCGGTTCCGGATCGACGGCGTGCTGCACGAGATGCAGAAGGCCGA comes from Microbacterium cremeum and encodes:
- a CDS encoding NAD(P)H-hydrate epimerase; its protein translation is MTRVPVYTVEQVRIAESPLLAASQPLMMRAAAALAEVVREAYHDGRDAVAADADSRPATHAKHLLVLAGSGDNGGDALYAAALLAEEVDVDVLTVGVRVHEAGLAAALGAGARRVEMPAVREAATDYDLILDGILGIGAVDPALRGNAREAVEALLPAVRAGRSRVIAVDVPSGLQPDTGAAGDAVLPASVTVTFGAVKAGLVRGGGPELAGELVLADIGIGSELEGFRPVAETTVSRVVTAPGTPGR
- a CDS encoding YihY/virulence factor BrkB family protein, which codes for MPESATPSKRPLIARVTAWALSLRLVRVLLHYAERRGVMLSDSITYRALFSVFAGVLLGFSVAAVWLSGNPDAWASLVAAVDAVIPGLVGEDGLVDVSDLPAAVEFTVTGVIALVVLAGAAIGAIGSLRAALRVLADRVRDDVFFVWVLLRNLGLAIAIGGGLLLTAGATFVGTAFVEVALDWAGIGRSPVADFATRGVSVVVVFALDMALVALAFATLSGVRASARSLWSGAFLGALGLTVLQQLSSLFVRGAAANPLLVSFAALIALLIWINLSAQVILIAGTWIIVAERERADRVRERHGSPTFAIRRVRRAEDAVTVATEELRLARDDAEAERAKR